Below is a window of Caldicellulosiruptoraceae bacterium PP1 DNA.
GGTGGAATAGCAGATGGTAGAGGAATTGCTGCTGCATTTATGTTAGGTGCAGAAGGGGTTCAGATGGGTACAAGATTTTTGGTGTCTCATGAGTGTAATATTCATAGAAACTACAAAGATCTTGTTTTAAAGGCCAAAGATACTGATACTGTTGTAACAGGTAGATTTACAGGACATCCTGTTAGAGTTCTTCATAATAAACTTACAAGAAAAATGCTTCAGTTAGAAAAAGAGGGCTGTAGCATAGAGCAATTTGAGGAGATTGGTAAAGGTAGCCTTCAAAAAGCAGTCAAAGATGGCGACTTAGAAAATGGCTCATTTATGGCAGGACAAATTGCAGGACTTGTAAATAAGGAACAAACATGTAAAGAGATAATAGATGAAGTAATAAGTGAGGCAGAAAAAATTATTAAAAAGCAATATGAAAGGTTATATAATCTAGAAGTTATTTAATATGGAGGATATGTATGTCTAAAATAGCTTTTTTATTTCCTGGTCAAGGTGTTCAAAATATAGGAATGGGTAAAGAGATTATTGAAAATTTTGATGTAGCCAATAAATTGATTGATGAAATTTCTGAATATTCAAATATTAATTTAAAAAAACTCTTGTTTTCAGGTCCAATTGATGAATTAAATAAAATAAAAAATACACAACTTAGCATCTTTGTTGTAAGTTTAGCTTGTTTTAAGGTTTTAGAAGAAATAGGAATAAAGCCAGATGTTAATGCAGGGTTTAGCTTAGGTGAATATACTGCTTTAACTGCTTCAGATGTTTTTGATTTAAAAACAGCAGTTGAAATATTAGAAATTCGTGGAAGACTTTTATCTGAGACCTTTTCAGACTCTCAATATGGTATGATGGCAGTTTTGGGAATGAGTAGAGAAAAGATAGAAGAAATAATAAATAAAGTTGATGTTGGATTTGTAGCTATTGCTAACATAAATTGTCCACAACAGATAGTTATTGCAGGTGAAAAAGTAGCATTAGAAGACGCAAGTAAAGAATTAATCAATAATGGAGCCAAAAGGGTTTTAGCACTTTCTGTTCAGGGTGCTTTTCATACAAGTTTATTAGAAAATGCTTCAGTAAAGTTAAAAGAAGAACTTAATAAGTTTAAAATAAATAGACCTAAAATACCAGTTATCGCAAACGAAACTGGCGATTATATTGAAGAGGATATAATTAATTCTTTAAAAAATCAATTAAAAAGTCCTGTTCTTTGGGAGCAAAGTATAAATAAGCTTATTAAAGAAGGATTTGATACATTTATTGAAGTAGGTCCAGGTAAAGTTTTAAGTGGATTTGTCCGTAAGATAAATTCTGATGTTAATGTTTATAATGTAGAAGATATAAAGTCTTTAGAAAAGACTTGTAAAATATTGGGGGTAAATAAATGCTAAAAGATAAAGTTGCATTAATTACCGGTTCTTCAAGAGGTATAGGTAAGGCAATTGCAATAAAACTTGCTTCAGAAGGTTGTAATGTAGCATTAAATTATAGAAGTGATAACTCATCTATTGAAGAATTAGAAAATGAATTAAAGAAATTTAATATAAAAACTATAAAAGTGAAAGCTGATGTAAGTAATTTTGATGAATCAAAACAACTTATACAAAGTGTTATAAATGAGTTTAATAGAATTGACATTTTAGTCAATAATGCTGGAATAACAAAGGATAATTTGATTTTAAGAATGAATGAAAAGGAATTTGATGATGTAATTAATATTAATTTAAAAGGAGCCTTTAACTGCATTAAACATGTTTCAAGATACATGATAAAACAGGAATATGGTCGAATAATTAATATTTCATCAATAGTAGGTATAATTGGTAATATTGGCCAAGCTAATTATTCTGCTGCTAAAGCAGGCTTAATTGGTCTTACAAAAACAATTGCCAAAGAGTTAGCTTCAAAAAATATAACAGTGAATGCAGTTGCACCAGGTTTTATTAAAACTGATATGACACAAAAATTACCTGATAATATAAAAGAAAAATTTTTAGAGCATATCCCATTAAAAAGGTTTGGAGAACCAGAAGAAGTTGCTAATCTTGTTTCTTTTCTTGCCTCAGACTTATCATCATATATAACTGGTCAGGTTATTTGTATTGATGGTGGATTGAGTATGTAAAAAAATATCATACAGGGTGATGAAGATGAAAAAAAGAGTTGTAATAACAGGTATAGGTGCTATAACTCCACTTGGTAATTCAGTAGAAAAAACATGGGAAGGTATAAAAGAAGGTAAATGTGGAATAGATTTTATAAAAAGTTTTGATGTAGAAAATTTTAAAGTAAAGATTGCAGCTGAGGTAAAAGAGTTTGATCCAGGTAAATTTATAGATTTAAAAACAGCAAAAAGAATGGATAGATTTACTCAATTTGCTGTTGCAGCTGCTAAAGAGGCAATTGAGGATTCTAACATTAATTTAGAAAAAATAGATAAATATAGAATGGGTGTTGTTATAGGCTCTGGAATTGGAGGGCTGTCAACTATTGAAAAGGAGCATAAGGTTTTATCTGAAAAAGGGCCATCAAGAGTATCACCATTGTTTGTTCCTATGGCTATAATAAACATGGCTGCAGGAAATGTAGCTATTATGTTTGGTGCAAAAGGTGTTTGTTCATCAACTGTTACTGCTTGTGCCTCAGGAACAAATGCTATTGGAGATGCTTTTAGATTAATTCAATATGACCAAGCAGATATAATAATTGCAGGTGGTTCAGAAGCACCGATAACTCCCCTTGCTCTTTCTGGGTTTATTAATATTACAGCACTTACAAATAGTAATAATCCAGAAAGGGCTTCTATTCCTTTTGATTTAAACAGAAGTGGTTTTGTTTTAGGAGAGGGTGCTGGCATAGTTATCTTAGAAAGCCTTGAACATGCTTTAAAAAGAGGGGCTAAGATTTATGCAGAGGTTGTTGGATATGGTTCAACATGTGATGCATATCATATAACAGCTCCAGACCCAGAAGGAGAAGGTGCATGTATGGCAATGGAGCTTGCAATAAAAGATGCAGGAATTAAAAAAGAAGAGGTTTCTTATATAAATGCTCATGGCACAAGTACTCCATTAAATGACAAAATTGAAACACAAGCTATCAAAAAAACTTTTGGAGACTATGCATATAAAATACCAGTAAGTTCCACAAAATCTATGACAGGACACCTACTTGGTGCTGCAGGTGCTATTGAAGCTATAATTACTGCAAAATCTATTCATGAGGGTTTTATTCCTCCAACAATAGGCTATAAAGATAAAGACCCAGAATGTGATTTGGATTATGTTGCTAATAATGGAAGAAAAAAAGAAATTAATTATGCAATGTCAAACAATTTTGGTTTTGGTGGACATAATGCAGTTCTACTTTTAAAAAAGTGGATTGATTAGAGGTGAAAAAATGGATTTAAAAAGTATCATAGATCTCTTGCATGAAATGTCAGATTCCAATTTGACATCATTAGAGATTATAATGCCTGATTTTACAATCAAAATGGCAAAAGATGGAGAAACAAAGACAAGTATTGTAAAAACTAGTCAAGAAGAAAAATATATTGAAATAGTAAATACAGATACAAAAAAGCAAACAACTCAAAATGAAATAGATGAAAATTTACATTTAATAAAATCACCAATTGTTGGTACATTTTATAGATCTCCTGCACCTGGACAAAAGCCATTTGTTCAAGTAGGTGATAAAGTTAAAAAAGGTGACATACTTTGTATTATTGAAGCAATGAAATTAATGAATGAAATAGAGAGTGATGTGGATGGAGAAGTTGCAGAAATATTAGTTGAGAATGAACAAATGGTAGAATATGGGCAAGTTTTGATAAAAATAAGGGTATAAGGGGTTAGATAGTATGATCAAAGTGGATGAAATAATGAAAATTATACCACACAGATATCCTTTTTTACTTGTTGATAAGGTTGAGATAATTAATGAAGGTGAAAAGGTAGTAGGATACAAAAATGTTACAATAAATGAACCCTTTTTCCAAGGACATTTTCCAAATCAACCTATTATGCCCGGAGTTCTTATAATTGAAGCTATGGCTCAAGTTGGTGCAGTTGCAATATTATCAATTGAAGAGAATAAAGGTAAAATTGCATATCTTACAGGTATTGATAAAGCAAGATTTAGAAAAAAGGTTTTACCAGGGGACACTTTGAGATTTGAAGTTGAGATAATAAGGAAAAAAGGACCAATTGGGGTTGCTAAAGCCATAGCTTTTGTTGATAAGGATAAGGTTTGTGAGGCTGAAATATCCTTTGTAATTGGTTTATAGGGGTGTAAGTTTATGTTTAAAAAAATCTTAATTGCTAATAGAGGTGAAATTGCAGTAAGAATTATTCGGGCTTGCCGTGAGCTTGGAATACAAACAGTTGCTGTCTATTCAGAAATAGACAAAGAAGCATTACATGTTCATTTAGCAGATGAAGCAGTATGTATTGGACCAGCAAAATCAAAAGATAGCTATATGAACATGGAAAATATAATAAGTGCAACTGTTTTAAAGGGTGCTGAAGCTATTCACCCAGGTTATGGATTTTTATCAGAAAACCCTACTTTTGCTAAGCTTTGCGAAGAATGTAACATTAAATTTATTGGACCAAGTTATGATGCAATAGATAAAATGGGCAATAAAACAAATGCAAGAAAGATAATGAAAAAAGCAGGGGTACCAGTTGTACCTGGTTCTGAAGACAAAGTAAATGATATAAATGAAGCAATTGAAATATCTGAAGAAATTGGATATCCAGTTATGCTAAAAGCTGCTGCTGGTGGTGGTGGAAGAGGTATAAGAGTAATAAATAACAGAGAAGAATTAATTAAAGTATTTGAAATGGCAAAAAATGAAGCACAGAATGCATTTAAAGACGGAAGTATGTACATTGAAAAATTAATTGAAAATGCAAAACATATAGAGATTCAAATATTAGCTGATGAATTTGGCAATGTATTATATTTAGGTGAAAGAGATTGCTCAGTTCAAAGAAGAAACCAAAAAGTAATTGAGGAAGCCCCATCACCAATTATGACTCCCATTTTAAGGAAAGAAATGGGGGAAAGTGCAGTTTTAGCTGCAAAGGCTGTTAACTATAAAAATGCAGGAACTATTGAATTTTTAGTAGATAGTACTGGCAAATACTACTTTATTGAAATGAATACAAGAGTTCAGGTTGAACATCCAATTACAGAAATGATAACTGGCATTGATATTGTTAAAGAGCAAATTAAAATTGCTGCTGGACAAAAGCTAAGTATCAAACAAGAGGATATAAAACTTAATGGACATTCAATAGAATGTAGAATAAATGCCGAAGATGTTGATAAGGATTTTAGGCCATCACCAGGTAAAATTGAGTTTTTATATATGCCAGGTGGCCCTGGAGTTCGTATTGATAGTGCTATATATCAAGGGTATTCAATTCCACCCACTTATGATTCTATGATAGGAAAACTTATTGTACATGCAAATGATAGACAAGAAGCAATAGAAAGAATGAAAAGAGCATTATATGAATTAGTTGTTGAAGGTGTAAAAACAAATATTGATTTGCATTTTAAGATTTTAAATAGTGAGGAATATTTAGATGGTAAATATACCACTGCTTTTTTGTCTAATTTTTTAAAGAGCCAATAAATAAAATGGCAGGTGTAAATAATGTATAACCCATTCAAAAAAAAGGAATATATTACTGTTCCTAATATTCCCAAAAAACAAGAAAAAGAGGAGCCAAATAAGCCAAATATTCCAAATGGTCTTTGGATAAAATGCCAAAAATGCCAAAAAATAATTCTTAAAGAAGAATTAAAAAATAACTTATTAATATGTCCATATTGTAATTATTATTTTAGAATGGATGCTTTTCAACGAATTGAGTTAATTATTGATAAGAATACATTTATAGAATATGATAAAGATTTGATTTCTGTAAATCCACTTGATTTTCCTGGTTATCAAGAGAAAATTAATAAATTAATTGATGAAACTGGGCTAAAAGAAGCAGTAGTTACAGGGGAAGGCATGATAAATAATTTCCCTTGTTGTATTGCTATTATGGATAGTAGATTTTTAATGGGTAGTATGGGCTCAGTTGTTGGAGAAAAACTAACAAGATTATTTGAAACAGCAACACAAAAAAGATTACCAGTGATTATATTTACAGCTTCAGGTGGTGCAAGGATGCAAGAAGGCATTCTTTCACTTATGCAAATGGCAAAAGTAAGTGCAGCAGTTTATAAACATTCTGAGGCTGGTCTTTTGTATATCTCTGTATTAACTGATCCCACTACTGGTGGTGTTACAGCAAGTTTTGCTATGCTTGGTGATATTATTTTATCAGAACCAAAAGCATTAATTGGTTTTGCTGGTCCAAGAGTTATTGAGCAAACAATTAAACAAAAGCTTCCAGAAGGATTTCAAACAGCAGAATTTTTATTAGAACATGGATTTATCGATGCAATTGTTGAAAGAAAGCACCTTAAAGAAACTCTTGCAAAAATATTAAAAATTCATTCTTTTAGGAGGTAATAAATGACAATAGCAGAGTTTGAAAAAACCTCAAAAGAGATTGAAGGAAAAATTGAGGAACTGAAAAAATTAGCTATTGAAAAGAATATTGATTTTTCAAATGAAATAAATATATTAACCGAAAAATTAAAAAAGATTCAAAAAGAAACCTTTGATAATATTAGTAGTTGGGATAAGGTCCAGATTGCTCGAATGGTTAATAGACCAACAGCACTTGAATACATAGAGCTAATATTTGAAAATTTCATTGAATTTCATGGAGACAGGTATTTTAAAGACGATGCTGCTATTGTCGGAGGAATTGCGTTATTTGATGAGATACCAGTTACAGTGATTGCTCAACAAAAGGGAAGAAATCTAAATGAGAATGTAAAAAGAAATTTTGGCATGCCAAACCCTGATGGTTATAGAAAGGCTTTAAGGCTTATGAAACAAGCTGAGAAATTTAATAGACCTATAATAGCCTTTGTGGATACACCAGGTGCTTTTTGTGGTATTGATTCTGAAGAAAGAGGCCAAGGTGAAGCTATAGCAAGAAATTTATTTGAAATGTCGCATCTTAAAACACCAATTATCTCTGTCATAATTGGTGAAGGAGGAAGTGGTGGGGCATTAGCATTAGCTGTTGCAGATAGAGTATTGATGCTTGAATATGCAATATATTCTATTCTTTCTCCAGAAGGCTTTGCAAGCATTTTATGGAAGGATAGTAGTAAAGCCAAAGAGGCTGCCGAGGTTATGAAAATAACTGCATCAGATTTAAAATCTTTAGGTGTTATTGATAGGGTTATAAATGAACCAATTGGAGGAGCACATAAGGATAAAAATAAAATGGCAAATAGTATAAAAGAAGTATTAAAAGAAGAACTAAATATACTAAAGGATAAAGATATTAAAGCATTAATAAATGAAAGATATATGAAATTTAGAAAAATAGGGGCTTACAGTACAGTTATCCTGTAAACCCCACAAGTTTTTTTATTAAAATGACCTAAATAGATCAAGCATTTTTTTATCAAGCTTATGTCCATAAAAATCAACATAATCTACATCTTGCCTTTGAGAATCCAAGATACCAAATGTTCCTCTAAAATTCCATAAAGCAAAACCAATGTTAAATTCCTTTAATACATCAAATAAATCATTTAACCATGCCAAAACAACATCATGTGGTG
It encodes the following:
- the fabD gene encoding ACP S-malonyltransferase, with translation MSKIAFLFPGQGVQNIGMGKEIIENFDVANKLIDEISEYSNINLKKLLFSGPIDELNKIKNTQLSIFVVSLACFKVLEEIGIKPDVNAGFSLGEYTALTASDVFDLKTAVEILEIRGRLLSETFSDSQYGMMAVLGMSREKIEEIINKVDVGFVAIANINCPQQIVIAGEKVALEDASKELINNGAKRVLALSVQGAFHTSLLENASVKLKEELNKFKINRPKIPVIANETGDYIEEDIINSLKNQLKSPVLWEQSINKLIKEGFDTFIEVGPGKVLSGFVRKINSDVNVYNVEDIKSLEKTCKILGVNKC
- a CDS encoding acetyl-CoA carboxylase carboxyltransferase subunit alpha, producing the protein MAEFEKTSKEIEGKIEELKKLAIEKNIDFSNEINILTEKLKKIQKETFDNISSWDKVQIARMVNRPTALEYIELIFENFIEFHGDRYFKDDAAIVGGIALFDEIPVTVIAQQKGRNLNENVKRNFGMPNPDGYRKALRLMKQAEKFNRPIIAFVDTPGAFCGIDSEERGQGEAIARNLFEMSHLKTPIISVIIGEGGSGGALALAVADRVLMLEYAIYSILSPEGFASILWKDSSKAKEAAEVMKITASDLKSLGVIDRVINEPIGGAHKDKNKMANSIKEVLKEELNILKDKDIKALINERYMKFRKIGAYSTVIL
- a CDS encoding acetyl-CoA carboxylase biotin carboxylase subunit translates to MFKKILIANRGEIAVRIIRACRELGIQTVAVYSEIDKEALHVHLADEAVCIGPAKSKDSYMNMENIISATVLKGAEAIHPGYGFLSENPTFAKLCEECNIKFIGPSYDAIDKMGNKTNARKIMKKAGVPVVPGSEDKVNDINEAIEISEEIGYPVMLKAAAGGGGRGIRVINNREELIKVFEMAKNEAQNAFKDGSMYIEKLIENAKHIEIQILADEFGNVLYLGERDCSVQRRNQKVIEEAPSPIMTPILRKEMGESAVLAAKAVNYKNAGTIEFLVDSTGKYYFIEMNTRVQVEHPITEMITGIDIVKEQIKIAAGQKLSIKQEDIKLNGHSIECRINAEDVDKDFRPSPGKIEFLYMPGGPGVRIDSAIYQGYSIPPTYDSMIGKLIVHANDRQEAIERMKRALYELVVEGVKTNIDLHFKILNSEEYLDGKYTTAFLSNFLKSQ
- the accD gene encoding acetyl-CoA carboxylase, carboxyltransferase subunit beta; protein product: MYNPFKKKEYITVPNIPKKQEKEEPNKPNIPNGLWIKCQKCQKIILKEELKNNLLICPYCNYYFRMDAFQRIELIIDKNTFIEYDKDLISVNPLDFPGYQEKINKLIDETGLKEAVVTGEGMINNFPCCIAIMDSRFLMGSMGSVVGEKLTRLFETATQKRLPVIIFTASGGARMQEGILSLMQMAKVSAAVYKHSEAGLLYISVLTDPTTGGVTASFAMLGDIILSEPKALIGFAGPRVIEQTIKQKLPEGFQTAEFLLEHGFIDAIVERKHLKETLAKILKIHSFRR
- the fabF gene encoding beta-ketoacyl-ACP synthase II; this translates as MKKRVVITGIGAITPLGNSVEKTWEGIKEGKCGIDFIKSFDVENFKVKIAAEVKEFDPGKFIDLKTAKRMDRFTQFAVAAAKEAIEDSNINLEKIDKYRMGVVIGSGIGGLSTIEKEHKVLSEKGPSRVSPLFVPMAIINMAAGNVAIMFGAKGVCSSTVTACASGTNAIGDAFRLIQYDQADIIIAGGSEAPITPLALSGFINITALTNSNNPERASIPFDLNRSGFVLGEGAGIVILESLEHALKRGAKIYAEVVGYGSTCDAYHITAPDPEGEGACMAMELAIKDAGIKKEEVSYINAHGTSTPLNDKIETQAIKKTFGDYAYKIPVSSTKSMTGHLLGAAGAIEAIITAKSIHEGFIPPTIGYKDKDPECDLDYVANNGRKKEINYAMSNNFGFGGHNAVLLLKKWID
- the accB gene encoding acetyl-CoA carboxylase biotin carboxyl carrier protein, whose translation is MDLKSIIDLLHEMSDSNLTSLEIIMPDFTIKMAKDGETKTSIVKTSQEEKYIEIVNTDTKKQTTQNEIDENLHLIKSPIVGTFYRSPAPGQKPFVQVGDKVKKGDILCIIEAMKLMNEIESDVDGEVAEILVENEQMVEYGQVLIKIRV
- the fabZ gene encoding 3-hydroxyacyl-ACP dehydratase FabZ; protein product: MIKVDEIMKIIPHRYPFLLVDKVEIINEGEKVVGYKNVTINEPFFQGHFPNQPIMPGVLIIEAMAQVGAVAILSIEENKGKIAYLTGIDKARFRKKVLPGDTLRFEVEIIRKKGPIGVAKAIAFVDKDKVCEAEISFVIGL
- the fabG gene encoding 3-oxoacyl-[acyl-carrier-protein] reductase; protein product: MLKDKVALITGSSRGIGKAIAIKLASEGCNVALNYRSDNSSIEELENELKKFNIKTIKVKADVSNFDESKQLIQSVINEFNRIDILVNNAGITKDNLILRMNEKEFDDVININLKGAFNCIKHVSRYMIKQEYGRIINISSIVGIIGNIGQANYSAAKAGLIGLTKTIAKELASKNITVNAVAPGFIKTDMTQKLPDNIKEKFLEHIPLKRFGEPEEVANLVSFLASDLSSYITGQVICIDGGLSM